Proteins encoded by one window of Halorubrum ruber:
- a CDS encoding LLM class flavin-dependent oxidoreductase has protein sequence MSDHLHLNLFTMSSVEHVSPGSWRYPGDRSADYADREYWTEVARTAERGGFDAVFFADVRGIYDVYGDDREVAVEKAVQTPANDPQLVVPAMAEVTDDLGFAVTRSTTYTHPYQLAREFSTLDHLTDGRIAINVVTSYLESAAENLGLSERMDKETRYDRADEFLDVCYKLWEESWDDDAVEVDREAGRYSDPEKVHAIDHEGDHFSVPGPHGCEPSPQRTPVIYQAGSSDHGRSFAARNAEAVFASQPTEEGVVEYMDDVKSRAADAGRDPESLRFFIGVVPVVGETQALAEAKHAEYKRHVDVEATLALLSGFLDMDLSELDPDQKVEHIETDAIQGTMNAFTKAQPDREWTVREVAEFCGLGTTSPTIVGTPEVIADELQRWHEEVGVHGFNVKEVVRPDSLVDFVDLVVPELRERGLVPPADAEPPGETLRERLLGEGQTELRADHPARQ, from the coding sequence GTGTCCGATCACCTACACCTCAACCTCTTCACCATGTCCTCGGTCGAGCACGTCTCGCCCGGGTCGTGGCGGTACCCCGGCGACCGGTCGGCGGACTACGCCGACCGCGAGTACTGGACCGAGGTCGCGCGCACCGCCGAGCGCGGCGGCTTCGACGCCGTGTTCTTCGCGGACGTGCGCGGGATCTACGACGTGTACGGCGATGATCGAGAGGTCGCCGTCGAGAAGGCGGTTCAGACCCCCGCGAACGACCCGCAGCTCGTCGTGCCCGCGATGGCGGAGGTCACGGACGACCTCGGCTTCGCGGTGACGCGCTCGACGACGTACACCCACCCCTACCAGCTCGCGCGGGAGTTCTCGACGCTCGATCACCTCACCGATGGGCGAATCGCGATCAACGTCGTCACCTCCTACTTAGAGTCGGCCGCCGAGAACCTCGGCCTCTCGGAGCGGATGGACAAGGAGACGCGCTACGACCGCGCCGACGAGTTCCTCGACGTCTGTTACAAGCTGTGGGAGGAGTCGTGGGACGACGACGCCGTCGAGGTCGACCGCGAGGCCGGGCGGTATTCGGACCCCGAGAAGGTCCACGCCATCGACCACGAGGGCGACCACTTCTCGGTGCCGGGCCCGCACGGCTGCGAGCCGTCCCCCCAGCGCACTCCGGTCATTTACCAGGCCGGCTCCTCCGACCACGGCCGGTCGTTCGCCGCGCGCAACGCCGAGGCCGTCTTCGCCAGCCAGCCGACCGAGGAGGGCGTCGTCGAGTACATGGACGACGTGAAATCGCGCGCGGCCGACGCCGGCCGCGACCCCGAGAGCCTCCGCTTCTTCATCGGCGTGGTGCCGGTCGTCGGCGAGACGCAGGCGCTCGCGGAGGCGAAGCACGCGGAGTACAAGCGCCACGTCGACGTCGAGGCGACGCTCGCGCTCCTCTCCGGCTTCCTCGATATGGACCTCTCGGAGCTCGACCCCGACCAGAAGGTCGAGCACATCGAGACGGACGCGATCCAGGGGACGATGAACGCGTTCACGAAGGCCCAGCCCGACCGGGAGTGGACAGTCCGCGAGGTCGCGGAGTTCTGCGGGCTCGGCACCACCTCGCCGACGATCGTCGGGACCCCGGAGGTGATCGCGGACGAGCTCCAGCGCTGGCACGAGGAGGTCGGCGTCCACGGGTTCAACGTCAAGGAGGTCGTCCGTCCGGACTCGCTCGTCGACTTCGTCGACCTGGTCGTCCCGGAGCTGCGCGAGCGCGGACTGGTCCCCCCAGCCGACGCGGAGCCACCGGGCGAGACGCTCCGCGAGCGGCTCCTCGGCGAGGGGCAGACGGAACTCCGCGCGGACCACCCCGCCCGGCAGTAG
- a CDS encoding deoxyuridine 5'-triphosphate nucleotidohydrolase, which produces MFDSGAAVAAALEAAGADLDDAQRQPNGVDLTLDAVFAQTEPGRLGRDGKRVAERRELEPRGDCYRLERGSYVVRYGEPVRIPEERIGFVLPRSTLLRNACTLDTAVWDAGYEGVGEGRLDIGHPIEIEPGARIAQLVLAEADHEGTYDGAYQRENL; this is translated from the coding sequence ATGTTCGACTCGGGAGCCGCGGTCGCGGCGGCGCTGGAGGCGGCCGGCGCCGACCTCGACGACGCGCAGCGACAGCCGAACGGCGTCGACCTCACCCTCGACGCGGTGTTCGCACAGACCGAACCGGGCCGGCTCGGGCGCGACGGAAAGCGCGTGGCCGAGCGACGGGAGCTGGAGCCCCGTGGCGACTGCTACCGGCTCGAACGCGGGAGCTACGTCGTCCGCTACGGCGAGCCGGTGCGGATCCCGGAAGAGCGGATCGGGTTCGTCCTCCCGCGCTCGACGCTGCTGCGTAACGCCTGTACCCTCGACACCGCGGTGTGGGACGCCGGCTACGAGGGGGTCGGCGAGGGGCGACTCGACATCGGCCACCCGATCGAGATCGAGCCGGGCGCGCGGATCGCGCAGCTCGTCCTCGCCGAGGCCGACCACGAGGGGACGTACGACGGCGCGTACCAGCGGGAGAACCTCTGA